The following coding sequences are from one Macrobrachium rosenbergii isolate ZJJX-2024 chromosome 36, ASM4041242v1, whole genome shotgun sequence window:
- the LOC136825028 gene encoding serine/threonine-protein kinase Nek3-like, giving the protein MGPKLEDFEVLSTIGSGSHGTVRKVCRRQDGQVLVWKELNYGSMSESEKQGLVTEVNLLRELRHPNVVKFLHHIVERKNTTLYILMEHCPGGDLKRLITKCRQTSTFLEEGFIWRVLKQVCEVLKVCHSRDLHGGRIILHRDIKPANVFLDAEGNVKLGDFGLARTLNSEASFATTFVGTPYYMSPEVISGQEYNEKSDMWSLGCLIYELCALHTPFEATTHRQLAAKIKEASYESIPMHYSSDLQNMLSLLLTYEDFLRPTALMIIHHSALKARTSTKDDENDDPLCHSLNPSVLLNLRNKDKTSESMGSSKEMSEIQTQNESQVHRDSNSSSTKCSVTNCTPSATNQCKISDSSVQLQEDNHVSSMSATYNVSHLESKKSDTVSNSNDEYEEKTFDDISKYYEKISETEMVLEDSTEHIYRTVKDAAKPLHMISRSPGITELDLVKPDCACGGMSLTKWRERVLALREAEAAVRERELDVRERERDVVHREHRVATMEREARQHLVRAQIYLKQSRHRKNAATSPHRPPSDLDTTVSADIGDEGVHTVAKLDPLQIENPFLKMRGLQSQAEKRVSFEEGKTAKFKSNTLDNPKSRRKRGNIFGLVERNSENKKDSKEMATEVTEPKPRIPLKSLSTDNQTKQQKQKSKFVSPQNQAKPSTPCEDGLQQGRSSRSGAKVTPNSNVAPALQRRSRSSENLTRRFLESQKNKENIPSQGTKGKQVPEVKECLKTWRTSNRGLERLVKRDGSGKKVQKVPVMQFYNVV; this is encoded by the exons ATGGGTCCAAAATTAGAGGACTTTGAAGTGTTGTCAACAATTGGAAGTGGTTCCCATGGCACTGTCAGGAAGGTCTGTCGTCGACAGGATGGACAAGTATTAGTATGGAAGGAGCTGAATTATGGCTCCATGAGTGAATCTGAAAAGCAG GGTCTTGTGACAGAGGTAAATTTGTTACGTGAGTTGAGGCACCCAAATGTTGTGAAATTTCTTCATCATattgttgaaagaaaaaacaccACATTATATATCTTGATGGAGCATTGTCCCGGAGGTGATCTTAAACGCCTCATCACCAAATGTCGACAAACTTCAACTTTTCTTGAAGAAGGTTTCATTTGGAGAGTCCTTAAACAG GTGTGTGAGGTCTTAAAGGTATGTCATTCACGAGACCTTCATGGTGGTCGAATAATTCTACATCGAGACATCAAGCCAGCTAATGTGTTTCTGGATGCTGAAGGCAATGTAAAACTTGGTGATTTCGGGTTGGCCAGGACTCTAAACTCAGAAGCTAGTTTTGCCACAACTTTTGTTGGGACACCTTACTATATGAGTCCA GAAGTAATCAGTGGACAGGAATATAATGAAAAGTCAGATATGTGGTCTCTTGGATGTCTCATTTATGAATTGTGTGCTTTGCACACACCATTTGAAGCAACAACTCATAGGCAGCTTGCAGCTAAAATCAAGGAAGCAAG ttatgAAAGCATACCAATGCATTACAGCAGTGATCTACAGAACATGTTGAGTCTCTTGTTGACTTATGAAGACTTTCTTCGTCCTACAGCACTTATGATAATTCATCATTCTGCTTTAAAAGCAAGAACATCAACCAAAGATGATGAAAACGATGACCCTCTGTGTCATTCTTTAAACCCATCAGTTCTGTTGAACTTAAGGAATAAGGACAAAACGTCAGAATCGATGGGAAGTAGCAAAGAAATGTCGGAAATCCAAACTCAAAATGAATCTCAAGTTCATAGAGATAGTAACTCATCATCTACTAAGTGTTCAGTTACTAATTGTACTCCTAGTGCTACAAATCAGTGTAAAATTAGTGATTCAAGTGTTCAGCTTCAGGAAGATAATCATGTGTCGTCTATGTCTGCAACTTACAATGTTAGCCATCTAGAGAGCAAAAAAAGTGATACTGTCAGCAACAGTAATGATGAGTATGAGGAAAAAACATTTGATGATATTAGCaagtattatgaaaaaatttctgagaCTGAGATGGTTTTAGAGGACTCAACTGAGCATATATATCGAACagtcaaggatgcagcaaagccACTGCATATGATAAGCAGAAGTCCTGGTATCACAGAGTTAGATTTAGTCAAACCAGACTGTGCTTGCGGTGGTATGTCTCTAACCAAATGGCGGGAACGTGTCTTGGCACTGCGGGAAGCTGAGGCAGCAGTAAGAGAAAGGGAACTGGATgtaagagagcgagaaagagatgTAGTTCATCGGGAACACCGTGTGGCCACTATGGAAAGGGAAGCAAGGCAACATTTAGTGAGAGCCCAAATTTATCTCAAACAGTCACGTCATCGTAAGAATGCGGCTACTTCTCCTCACCGTCCACCTTCTGATTTGGACACCACGGTAAGTGCTGACATTGGGGATGAAGGTGTGCATACTGTTGCCAAGTTGGATCCTCTTCAGATAGAAAATCCTTTCCTCAAAATGAGAGGACTTCAGTCACAGGCAGAAAAACGAGTATCTTTTGAGGAAGGGAagactgcaaaatttaaaagcaatACTCTTGATAACCCAAAAAGCAGACGCAAAAGGGGTAACATATTTGGGCTAGTGGAACGTAATTCAGAGAATAAGAAGGACAGTAAGGAAATGGCAACAGAAGTAACTGAGCCAAAGCCAAGAATTCCTTTAAAGTCATTGTCAACTGATAATCAAACAAAACAGCAAAAGCAGAAGTCAAAGTTTGTCTCCCCACAGAATCAGGCAAAGCCCAGTACACCTTGTGAGGATGGTCTGCAGCAGGGTAGGAGTTCAAGGTCAGGTGCAAAAGTCACACCAAATAGTAATGTTGCCCCTGCCCTTCAACGACGAAGTCGAAGTTCTGAAAATCTTACAAGGAGGTTCTTAGAATCTCAGAAGAACAAAGAGAACATTCCATCTCAAGGAACTAAAGGGAAACAAGTTCCAGAGGTGAAAGAGTGTTTGAAAACTTGGAGAACAAGTAACAGAGGCCTTGAAAGGCTTGTTAAAAGAGATGGGTCTGGAAAGAAGGTCCAGAAAGTCCCTGTTATGCAGTTCTATAATGTTGTGTAA